The following coding sequences lie in one Flagellimonas eckloniae genomic window:
- a CDS encoding SGNH/GDSL hydrolase family protein produces MKQKTCILLFFVGFLGISNIHAQVVNAGVGGNSTVNLLKRLDTDVLQQAPDLVILMVGTNDMLNSKKMIPYKTYEDNLQKIVQKISDKGAAILLISPPPVDSVYLFERHDRKMFTEVPNVKLDTVRQITVRIAKKHELKHLDLYKVFSEMNLPKHNKDLFFRNSMNSKVRDGVHPTVLGYHFIGELVFHCLKENKLLKAGKKIVCFGDSITNGAGTKNKGTSVGDNYPAVLSRLILEYFEDE; encoded by the coding sequence ATGAAACAGAAAACATGCATTCTTCTTTTTTTTGTAGGTTTCCTTGGCATTTCAAACATACATGCGCAAGTTGTAAATGCTGGTGTAGGTGGCAATAGCACAGTAAATCTATTGAAACGTTTAGATACTGATGTTTTGCAACAAGCACCAGATTTGGTCATTTTAATGGTGGGTACCAATGATATGTTGAATTCCAAAAAGATGATTCCCTATAAAACTTATGAGGATAATCTGCAGAAGATCGTTCAAAAAATAAGTGATAAAGGGGCTGCAATATTGTTGATATCACCACCACCAGTAGATTCGGTTTACCTCTTTGAAAGACATGATAGGAAAATGTTTACTGAAGTGCCCAATGTAAAATTAGATACCGTGCGGCAAATAACGGTTAGGATTGCGAAAAAACACGAATTGAAACATTTAGATCTGTATAAGGTTTTCAGTGAAATGAATCTCCCCAAACATAATAAAGATTTGTTTTTCAGAAACTCAATGAACAGTAAAGTTCGGGATGGGGTACACCCTACAGTTTTAGGCTATCACTTTATTGGAGAATTGGTATTTCATTGTTTAAAGGAAAACAAATTATTGAAAGCAGGAAAGAAAATTGTGTGTTTTGGGGATTCCATAACCAACGGAGCTGGCACAAAAAATAAAGGCACCAGTGTTGGTGATAATTATCCCGCTGTACTTTCTAGATTGATACTTGAATATTTTGAAGATGAATAG